A stretch of Rhizobium sp. TH2 DNA encodes these proteins:
- a CDS encoding YeiH family protein, whose translation MDEADTKDGPSAGGPLRERLLAACRLRFHGFAVATMIALAAAFLSEHYGAPAMLLAILIGLALHFLSEDERSLPGLDFAARTMLRFGIACLGLRVSLGMFVDLGPVMLILIAVAVAGTIAFGILVARFAGQDARFGMLTGGAVAICGASAAMAIAAVIARPDKTEAEREMGFVVIGVTMLSTLSMIFYPVIATALGLPEREIGMFLGATIHDVAQVAGAGFSVSVPAGETAVFVKLIRVTMLAPVVLAAVLMFRQSAPAGTRRPPLLPGFVIVFILLAAINSVVTVPPIVSDLAGQVSRWALLVAIAAVGVKTSLASISKVGGRAISALVADTVFLAVFVLVAMLLLGPERIGV comes from the coding sequence ATGGACGAAGCCGACACCAAGGATGGCCCGAGTGCCGGTGGACCGTTGAGGGAACGGCTGCTCGCCGCCTGCCGGCTTCGGTTTCACGGATTTGCAGTCGCCACGATGATCGCGCTGGCAGCCGCATTCCTCTCGGAACATTATGGCGCGCCGGCCATGCTGCTTGCGATCTTGATCGGCTTGGCCCTGCATTTCCTCTCCGAGGATGAGCGAAGCCTGCCGGGGTTGGATTTCGCCGCGCGCACGATGCTGCGCTTCGGCATTGCCTGCCTCGGCCTGCGCGTGAGCCTCGGTATGTTCGTCGACCTCGGGCCGGTCATGCTCATCTTGATCGCGGTTGCGGTTGCGGGAACGATTGCCTTCGGCATTCTCGTCGCCCGGTTCGCCGGTCAGGATGCCCGCTTCGGCATGCTGACGGGGGGCGCCGTGGCGATCTGCGGCGCCTCTGCGGCCATGGCGATCGCGGCGGTGATCGCCCGGCCCGACAAGACGGAAGCCGAGCGGGAAATGGGTTTCGTCGTGATCGGCGTGACCATGCTTTCGACGCTCTCGATGATCTTCTATCCCGTGATCGCAACAGCGCTTGGGCTGCCGGAGCGTGAGATCGGCATGTTCCTCGGGGCGACCATCCACGATGTCGCACAGGTTGCCGGTGCGGGCTTTTCAGTCTCCGTTCCCGCCGGCGAAACCGCGGTCTTCGTCAAGCTGATCCGGGTGACGATGCTGGCGCCGGTGGTCCTGGCCGCTGTCTTGATGTTCCGGCAATCGGCACCCGCAGGTACGCGCCGCCCGCCGCTCCTGCCGGGCTTCGTGATCGTCTTCATCCTGCTTGCGGCCATCAATTCGGTGGTGACGGTGCCGCCCATTGTCTCGGATCTCGCCGGCCAGGTCTCGCGCTGGGCTCTGCTCGTCGCGATCGCCGCCGTCGGCGTCAAGACATCGCTCGCCTCCATATCCAAGGTCGGCGGCCGTGCGATCAGTGCGCTTGTCGCCGACACAGTCTTCCTCGCGGTTTTCGTGCTGGTGGCCATGCTGCTGCTCGGCCCAGAACGGATCGGGGTCTGA